GCGCCTTTGATGGAAGGGCGTGCGGTTACAACCAAGATAAATGATCGAACATCGGCGGCCCGAGAGCTTCTGATGAGCCGAACCTTAATTGAGCGGGTGGCTTCAGACCCGGAGATCTACCGCAACGCTTCTATGGACCCGGATGCTTTGGAAGGGCGCATTGCCAAAATCCGAAGTGGGCTATCGGTGCGCCCCCGGGGCGACAGCTACTTCAGCATTGGCTTTTCTTCGACTTCCCAAATGGAAGCCTTCCGTGTAGCCCAAAAGCTTGGCCAGGTGTTCATAGAAGAAACCAAAGACCGGAAGCGGTCAGAAAGCCGCAACGCCTATGACTTCATCGACAAGCAGGTGAAAAGTTACGAGCAACAACTGACCCAGGCCGAAAACCGCCTGAAACAGTTTCTCTCCGAAAACACCGACGGCACGGAGCAGGAGGCAAACTCCAGAATGGCTCAGCTGCGTAACCAGCTGGAGTTGGCTCAGCTAGAAAAGGAAGAGCTGAGAACACGTATTGCTTCTTTGCAAGGACAACTCAACAACATCCGGCCGACCATTCGCCAGGGCAGAACCGAGGATGCGTTCCGGGAGCGGATTCGGACACTGGAAGAGCGATTGGATGCCTTGAGGCTCCAATACCACGACACCTATCCGGATATTGTGATCACCCAGGAACAGCTGGCCGAGCTCAAACGCCAACGGGATCTGGCTGCGGCACAGCAAGGCGGCACCACCTCCCTTGATGGCGAAGAGGCAGTGAACCCACTTTACCAGGAACTCAGCGCTGCACTCTCCAAAACCCGGGCTGACATGGCGACCATTGATACCCGTATCAACTCGTTACAGCGCCTTATGGAGCAGCAAACACAACGCATGGAGCGCATACAGGCAAATAAAGCCCAGTATTCGGAACTCACCCGAGACATGGAAGTAAACCGCGAAATCTATGATGACCTGCTCAAGCGTCGGGAAAAAGCGCGGGTGTCCATGCATCTTGATATAGAAGGGCAGGGATTGAATTACCGAATTAACGAAGCGGCACAGTTCCCCAGAACGCCTTCTGGCCCCCAGTTTTCCATGTTCGCCATGGCCGGGCTGTTCCTTGGGTTGGCAGCGCCTTTTGGGGCGGTTGCCGGATTGCTCCAGGTAGATCCCCGAATTCGTGCCCGTAAGCAGCTTGAAGACGGCATCGGTTTACCGGTCCTGATCGAAATTCCGGAAGTGCGCACCCCCTTTGAGAAACGCCGGGACCGGCGGGTCACCATGATGGTCGGCATTTTTGTCGTGTTAACTGCAGCGGTGTATATCACCATCGTTGTGCTCGCCCAACTGGGAGTGATCTGATGCCAGAACAACGAAATGATCAGCCCGAACTGGATCCAACAGAGCAACGCTCTGGACATTCCGATGCCCAAGATGCCCGGAGCGCCGAAGAACAGTCTTTCTGGTTGAAGCGCAAAGAGCGTCTCAAGCAGGAGCTCGGACACTTTGACGAAGACGATTCGAGAATGCTGGTGCCCAGCTCCCTTGAGCTGGGGCCGGGCGCTGTCGACAAATATGTCATCAGCAAGCAGATCGTTCGGATGC
The window above is part of the Marinobacter sp. THAF197a genome. Proteins encoded here:
- a CDS encoding XrtA system polysaccharide chain length determinant, whose product is MALPLSQLPQEIIREVRQRKGLAFLLFVVVSFAVLGAGFIWPYKYQADTIIFVDDRNIIAPLMEGRAVTTKINDRTSAARELLMSRTLIERVASDPEIYRNASMDPDALEGRIAKIRSGLSVRPRGDSYFSIGFSSTSQMEAFRVAQKLGQVFIEETKDRKRSESRNAYDFIDKQVKSYEQQLTQAENRLKQFLSENTDGTEQEANSRMAQLRNQLELAQLEKEELRTRIASLQGQLNNIRPTIRQGRTEDAFRERIRTLEERLDALRLQYHDTYPDIVITQEQLAELKRQRDLAAAQQGGTTSLDGEEAVNPLYQELSAALSKTRADMATIDTRINSLQRLMEQQTQRMERIQANKAQYSELTRDMEVNREIYDDLLKRREKARVSMHLDIEGQGLNYRINEAAQFPRTPSGPQFSMFAMAGLFLGLAAPFGAVAGLLQVDPRIRARKQLEDGIGLPVLIEIPEVRTPFEKRRDRRVTMMVGIFVVLTAAVYITIVVLAQLGVI